A region of Esox lucius isolate fEsoLuc1 chromosome 3, fEsoLuc1.pri, whole genome shotgun sequence DNA encodes the following proteins:
- the pex19 gene encoding peroxisomal biogenesis factor 19 isoform X1 has protein sequence MASAEPFAGQEAEQDTELDELLESALDDFDKTNSPPSAPVPNTATTAPSTKGSEQKPPLLEDSQFFEALFEGEMASQAREEWEKAMTELAQEEPELLQHFHKLSEAAGKVGTDVASQQEFTSCLKDTLSGLAKNADNLQSAGLAGEDLAKTLEGLGLDEGVEGGGEDGNILPIMQSIMQNLLSKEVLYPSLKEITEKYPEWLNSNRQSLPPDEFQRYVRQHKVMGEICSQFEKEGERGGGDVEGRFESILELMQQLQDLGQPPKELAGESPPGLNFDLESLNLPGASGAGAAEQCLIM, from the exons ATGGCGTCAGCGGAGCCTTTTGCCGGACAAGAGGCCGAACAAGACACCGAACTAGACGAGTTATTGGAAA GTGCACTCGATGACTTTGACAAGACAAACTCGCCCCCTTCAGCCCCAGTCCCTAATACTGCCACGACTGCCCCATCAACTAAGGGTAGTGAACAGAAA CCCCCTCTACTGGAGGACAGTCAGTTCTTCGAGGCTCTTTTTGAAGGGGAGATGGCCTCTCAGGCgagggaggagtgggagaaGGCCATGACTGAACTGGCACAGGAAGAGCCTGAGCTGCTGCAACACTTTCACAAATTGTCAGAGGCAGCTGGGAAAGTGG gtactgacgTAGCTTCCCAACAAGAATTCACTTCTTGTCTCAAAGATACCCTTAGTGGATTGGCAAAAAATGCAGACAACTTGCAG AGTGCAGGATTGGCTGGAGAGGACCTGGCAAAGACTCTTGAAGGGCTGGGTTTAGATGAGGGTGTGGAGGGGGGCGGGGAAGATGGAAACATCCTTCCAATCATGCAGTCCATCATGCAAAATCTTCTCTCCAAGGAAGTGCTGTACCCATCTCTCAAAGAGATCACTGAGAAG TATCCTGAATGGCTGAACAGCAATCGCCAGTCCCTCCCCCCAGATGAGTTTCAGCGCTACGTACGGCAACACAAGGTCATGGGAGAGATCTGCAGCCAGTTCGAGAAGGAGGGCGAGCGAGGTGGAGGAGATGTGGAGGGTAGATTCGAGAGCATTCTGGAACTCATGCAGCAG CTACAAGATCTGGGACAACCACCCAAAGAGCTGGCTGGTGAATCG CCACCAGGCCTCAACTTTGACCTGGAATCCCTGAATCTCCCTGGAGCCTCAGGGGCTGGAGCCGCAGAGCAGTGCTTGATCATGTGA
- the pex19 gene encoding peroxisomal biogenesis factor 19 isoform X2, with product MASQAREEWEKAMTELAQEEPELLQHFHKLSEAAGKVGTDVASQQEFTSCLKDTLSGLAKNADNLQSAGLAGEDLAKTLEGLGLDEGVEGGGEDGNILPIMQSIMQNLLSKEVLYPSLKEITEKYPEWLNSNRQSLPPDEFQRYVRQHKVMGEICSQFEKEGERGGGDVEGRFESILELMQQLQDLGQPPKELAGESPPGLNFDLESLNLPGASGAGAAEQCLIM from the exons ATGGCCTCTCAGGCgagggaggagtgggagaaGGCCATGACTGAACTGGCACAGGAAGAGCCTGAGCTGCTGCAACACTTTCACAAATTGTCAGAGGCAGCTGGGAAAGTGG gtactgacgTAGCTTCCCAACAAGAATTCACTTCTTGTCTCAAAGATACCCTTAGTGGATTGGCAAAAAATGCAGACAACTTGCAG AGTGCAGGATTGGCTGGAGAGGACCTGGCAAAGACTCTTGAAGGGCTGGGTTTAGATGAGGGTGTGGAGGGGGGCGGGGAAGATGGAAACATCCTTCCAATCATGCAGTCCATCATGCAAAATCTTCTCTCCAAGGAAGTGCTGTACCCATCTCTCAAAGAGATCACTGAGAAG TATCCTGAATGGCTGAACAGCAATCGCCAGTCCCTCCCCCCAGATGAGTTTCAGCGCTACGTACGGCAACACAAGGTCATGGGAGAGATCTGCAGCCAGTTCGAGAAGGAGGGCGAGCGAGGTGGAGGAGATGTGGAGGGTAGATTCGAGAGCATTCTGGAACTCATGCAGCAG CTACAAGATCTGGGACAACCACCCAAAGAGCTGGCTGGTGAATCG CCACCAGGCCTCAACTTTGACCTGGAATCCCTGAATCTCCCTGGAGCCTCAGGGGCTGGAGCCGCAGAGCAGTGCTTGATCATGTGA